A section of the Oryza sativa Japonica Group chromosome 1, ASM3414082v1 genome encodes:
- the LOC4325621 gene encoding aspartate aminotransferase, cytoplasmic, giving the protein MPSANVRGAQPSADRRLSTLVRHLLPSSARTATTTSTSSSAADADSSLQAFPTMASSSVFAGLAQAPEDPILGVTVAYNKDPSPVKVNLGVGAYRTEEGKPLVLNVVRRAEQMLINNPSRVKEYLPITGLADFNKLSAKLIFGADSPAIQENRVATVQCLSGTGSLRVGGEFLARHYHERTIYIPQPTWGNHPKVFTLAGLTVRSYRYYDPATRGLDFQGLLEDLGSAPSGAIVLLHACAHNPTGVDPTLDQWEQIRQLMRSKALLPFFDSAYQGFASGSLDQDAQSVRMFVADGGELLMAQSYAKNMGLYGERVGALSIVCGSADVAVRVESQLKLVIRPMYSNPPIHGASIVATILKDSAMFNEWTVELKGMADRIISMRQQLFDALKTRETPGDWSHIIKQIGMFTFTGLNSDQVAFMRQEYHIYMTSDGRISMAGLSGRTIPHLADAIHAAVTKLK; this is encoded by the exons ATGCCATCCGCTAACGTGCGCGGGGCGCAGCCTAGCGCCGACCGCAGGTTAAGTACGCTGGTGCGCCACCTACTGCCTTCCTCCGCACGAACAGCAACCACCaccagcacctcctcctccgccgccgacgccgactccTCCCTCCAAGCTTTCCCCACCATGGCGTCGTCGTCCGTCTTCGCTGGCCTCGCGCAGGCGCCGGAGGACCCCATCCTCGGG GTGACGGTCGCGTACAACAAGGATCCCAGCCCCGTGAAGGTCAATCTCGGCGTCGGCGCCTACCGGACCGAG GAAGGGAAGCCCCTGGTGCTGAATGTGGTCAGGCGCGCTGAGCAGATGCTGATCAACAACCC GTCACGTGTTAAGGAGTATTTGCCGATCACTGGACTGGCCGATTTCAATAAGCTGAGTGCTAAGCTTATTTTTGGTGCTGACAG TCCTGCCATTCAAGAGAATAGGGTGGCTACAGTTCAGTGCTTGTCAGGAACTGGTTCTTTAAGGGTGGGAGGTGAATTTCTTGCAAGGCATTATCATGAA CGCACTATATACATCCCACAGCCAACCTGGGGGAATCACCCCAAAGTGTTCACTTTAGCTGGCCTGACTGTTAGGAGTTACCGCTACTATGATCCTGCAACCCGTGGACTGGATTTCCAAG GGCTGTTAGAAGATCTCGGTTCAGCTCCTTCAGGTGCAATTGTACTGCTTCATGCTTGTGCCCACAACCCTACTGGAGTAGACCCAACTTTGGACCAGTGGGAACAGATCAGGCAGTTGATGAGATCAAAAGCATTGCTGCCATTCTTTGATAGCGCTTATCAG GGATTTGCAAGTGGAAGTCTTGACCAAGATGCTCAATCAGTGCGCATGTTTGTTGCTGATGGTGGTGAATTGCTCATGGCTCAGAGCTACGCTAAGAACATGGGATTGTATGGAGAGCGTGTCGGTGCTTTAAGCATA GTTTGTGGAAGTGCTGATGTAGCTGTCAGGGTTGAAAGTCAACTTAAGCTTGTAATTAGGCCTATGTATTCAAACCCTCCTATTCATGGTGCATCTATCGTGGCTACCATACTTAAGGACAG TGCAATGTTCAATGAATGGACTGTGGAGCTGAAGGGCATGGCTGATAGGATTATTAGCATGAGGCAACAGCTTTTTGATGCTCTGAAAACGAGAG AAACTCCTGGAGACTGGAGTCACATCATTAAGCAGATCGGAATGTTCACTTTCACTGGGCTCAACAGTGATCAAGTGGCTTTCATGAGGCAGGAATACCACATTTACATGACATCTGATGG GAGGATCAGTATGGCTGGTTTGAGCGGGAGGACCATTCCGCATCTTGCAGATGCAATCCATGCCGCAGTCACAAAACTGAAGTGA